The stretch of DNA ATTCTCTAACAAGTTCAAGTATTTGTGTTTATATATGGTACAAATTCGAGATATTCCTATAGTTTTCCCAAAgcccaaaacttgccttaaaCAAATAAATATGCATGTACATATAattaattatatatataaaatatatatttttgcAATATTTATTTAtaacatatacggagtattatattaaataaagtatatattttttttatgtgaGAAGAATATTATGCTCCTTCCATCCCATTATTAATTAATCTTGGGACATGCGAAATCCCGCACACAATTTTGCTTAATCCAACACATATGTTCACCTTATTTCGATTTTACCCCTCTCACTTTTCACACAAAAATAGGGAGGATGCTATAGAATTCCCCAAAAAAGAACTCAGATCTCTTCACCAGCCGCCCACCACTACCTCCCCCACCCCCTCCCGGCACCGACATACCCTAACAACTCCAAGCGCCGACCACCACCTAAGCTGGCGGAACTTGTATAGACCGTTCACAACCACTGCTGGTATTGTCCCTAAACAGCCACCGTATATCCCTCTAAAACAACCATCGCAAACGCTCGAAAAGCCTGCTCACTGCGCCCTCGCCATAACGTCGAGTCGCCGACCCTTCTACGACTATCCTGCCACGCCCAATTCGGCGACGACCATCACCAActagggcagagtacggatcgggtatttgatccaaaatgctagttcggatcggatatccatattaaaaatcctgaagttagatatccaatatccaaaccaaatgtttcggatatccaatgttcgggtatccaaaataatcggttcggatgcggatatccatcggatatccatacttttgaatttactttaaaattaagtttgaaacacgattatattcatagtcttacatgatggttttctttagtattcttattccaatgttctcgacataaaatttaagtaccacctagatatttctctaatattttaaacaataattaagttgttgtatcaaataaaattttattttctcgaaattatactagaaaactatagtttcggatcggatcagatatccaaatgttttaattctaatatccatatccaaaccaaaaccgaagatttcggatcagatatccaaaccaaacttaattttcggatcggatatccaaatattCGGATCGGaatcggatcggatatcggatcagtttggataatcggattttttgctctgcCCTATCACCAACCACTATTTCAAcaaccaaaaaaacaaaaccctaagTCTCAAAATTCCCGTCAAAAAACAATTCATATAATCGATTGAAAGATTGGTAGTAAAATTGTTGATAAAACGGTATAATTACCCGTCATATGTGCGAATTAAGATCCATAGTCGTCGAATTATTGAAGAATTGGTTAGGGTTTCAGAGGAGAGAAGGgagaaatttttttaattttttttggatgAGGGTAGGACTGGAATGATAGAGTAAAATGTGCGGGATTAAGTAAACTTGTGTGCAGGATTTAGCAATTGCGTATCTTCCTGGTTTAGCTTTTGAGattaaaattttaaaactttGACCATAAATAAgtgttaaaaataataaaaactaaaacattataataaaatatttaaattcATATTAAAAAGAAATATTTATCGTAAGTATATTTTTAAATGTATAAATGGAGAAAAAATGAGTTAATGTGGTTTCCAAAAGTTGTTCAAATCAAACTAGGAAAATTATTATGAGAGGGCGAAGGAGTATACTACTTGGTATTATTCATCTTGATGTTATCAAATGAAGAATTTGTACCTAGGATTTAGGACTTCCGGTTAATGACCTCCCCTTGAATCCAAGGGGAAGCACAAAGACCAATGAAAGAGGACGGAGCCAATTATTAAATGATAAAGGAAAAGTGACCATTTGATAAAATGTGAACATTTTCGAGTATTAGCGAACATTTGAAAAATCCAGCCAGTAAATAAATTTGACATGCACAAATTAACCCATAATTTCGTTTCTTAACCCAATTCAAACTTCAGTCGGATCAAAGATGACATCACATAGGCTGAATCGACCATTTAAGTGACTAAATAATATGCAGATTTTTTTAAATAATTCACATTCAGCCAACCAGCATGAAATTATGAGATATCATGCGTTAGACTTACAGTCCTCGcagacaaaaaaaacaaaaaaaagaggtCAAATAATAAACTGTTTTATGTTCGACCTGAACTTCCTAAAATGAAGTTTCTGAACAAACAGCGGACGAAGATAAACAAGTCCTCTACGGATTGAATTTCTTTGTTTTTATTGGCTGGATTCCTAAAACAAGCATTGTTGGCAGAACAAAGTGACCATGTGACTGATCAACGGAAGACATCTTGAAACTCATAAGCTAAATACATGGAGAGGGTTTTTACCAAGTAAATAGTTACCTGTGTATGGGCTAGGGCTGTAAGCTGTCAAACCGCACTGGTAGTCTTTACTATAAGGTGTACTACATAGTGACTACCAAGACAGCCGGAGTCTAATCTCGAGCTCATATGGATATGAAAGTAAACGAGGGGATCCAGCGCATTCAACTTCAACGCTTTTCAAGGGATCCTTCCAGCATTCCGCTTTTTCCCTGAGGATACTCGTGATCAACTGCCAAAACAAAGTTGATTAGCAAATTAAGGATTTAAGGCACTGAATTTTTCATACTTCGTCTATTCAATTTCACCCAATTGGCAGCCATAAGAGGGATTAGTTCCAGGGAGATGATCCAGTCCGGAAAATGATGTACTATAGGGTGGAACGGATTTAGCTAATACTTTCAGGATTCATGTTTTAGGGATAAGTGGATAACCAAGAGAATAAAAATGCAGGAAAACAGTCTCTTTCTTTTACGACTCGGTAAATAGGAAAGGCAAGAAAGCACACACATTTCAGCATTTAATCTATATATACAATCCATATAAACAAAAATACCAACAAAGCATTCCAAGAGTTCTAATATGCTGGAGGGTCATTACATAAAATTAAGAGCCTATAATTGTTAAAGAGACGGAATTTTATTTTATGGCATTCATAATATCCAGGCAGGCACAAGCATCTTCCACCGCAAATAATTCACCATAAATGTGGCTTCCTCGGAATGAAGGTAATTGATATTGGGTAAAAAGAAATATAAAAAAAGGAATTCTGGAGGTACATGTGGTAGAGGAGTAGGGGAGTAAACCTAGAACATAGGTTGTTCAAGACGGGTAAGGGTTGAGCCAATTTGAATCAGGTCGTGCTGAATATGTGGATTCATTGATTCAAGGTCGGGTCATTCAGCGTTGACTACTCGTTGAGTATATTTGGAGTATTTTATTCTTTCATTTAAGGGGGAAGGGTCAGTCAAGACGAGCAAAATCAAGGTCGAATTGGGTCGGGTGACAGCAATACCTCCATATAGGGAAACCGTTAAATTCATTATCCCAAGGGCTTACTCTCCCACCAACATGTAATATAGCATACCTTCAGAGCTGAATTCTCTAGACTTGTTCTTATTGACAGCACGCCAGGGTGGCAACACCAAAACAGACCATCCAGAAAAGCAACAAGTGCAGATTTTGTAGAATCCCAAGCGCTTGTTTCACGCAGCTTTAACTCTCTGAGTTTGTAGGGTGGGCCAATAACCACATTCCTCAGTTGCTCCTCTGCCCTAACCTGTAGATGCCAGCAAAATGAAAAGATAACTATGTTTAGTCATTTCAACACCAGATAATCAAACATAGTAAAAATTTCATGAATTGGAGATATACATCATACCAGATGAATACAAGCCAAGTTCAGCAATAGAGATTTGAAAAGTTTCGTTTCCGTTAGAAACTTCTTCAGGTTAACAAACCAAACATTGGTGATGGATGCTGTCACCACTGGAAAGAATTCAGCATTACAGTGATCAAGCACTCTGATCAACGACAGAGGAGTCTCCACTCTACAGTTGTATGAAAACTTCCGCAAGTTAGGGGCATCAACTGTAGCATTCTTGTGATTAAAGATTAGGCCATTTGTAATTTCAAGCTCCTTTAACGAACTACTTGAGATCTTAATGCATGTCAACATTGAGCATGTATCCAATACTAAACTTTCTAAGGCGACAAGCCCGAATGCCAGCTCAGAAACAATATCGTCTGTAACAGGAGCACAAAAAATAACCAGCTTTCTCAAGTTTTTCAATGCAACCACATTCATGTTCCATGGCCACGAAGATTCCAAACTCAGACTATTATAAACAAACTTTTGAAGCGGAGATGCTTGGAGGTTGGATTGCATCGTTCCACTACCTCGGCCTTCGACTCCTTCATTCACTTTTCTTACCCAAGGAAGTGAAATATTTTTAAGGTGGGTATCGCATGTAATAGCCAATTCAACCAAGGGGCAGAAAGAGATAATTTCTTGAAGCATATCCTCATCTACAGTTTCCGGGACCAAAGTCAAATACTCGAGCGAGATGAGTTTCATAGTCGCATAATATGGCAGCCCAACTTTCGAACATTTCAAGTATTTCAATGATTTTGCACAAAATAGAATCTCAGGCAACCTATACTCATTTCCACCAGTAATCTGTATTTCCAATCTCTCGATTTGGTTTTGCACTGCGATCATTATCCATTTGTCAACCAAAGATTCTAGCTTTTCATCAACCTTAGAAAGCGTAAGGTACATTTTTGTTATT from Silene latifolia isolate original U9 population chromosome 10, ASM4854445v1, whole genome shotgun sequence encodes:
- the LOC141606656 gene encoding uncharacterized protein LOC141606656, with amino-acid sequence MEVGENVAKKQRGNVDRISELPDFILHTILSRLDTKEAGRASVLSKKWYGAWSTIPVLDFQPGYFKSEIEDDTRTLERFVEFIDKTMQRYVMQKSRITKMYLTLSKVDEKLESLVDKWIMIAVQNQIERLEIQITGGNEYRLPEILFCAKSLKYLKCSKVGLPYYATMKLISLEYLTLVPETVDEDMLQEIISFCPLVELAITCDTHLKNISLPWVRKVNEGVEGRGSGTMQSNLQASPLQKFVYNSLSLESSWPWNMNVVALKNLRKLVIFCAPVTDDIVSELAFGLVALESLVLDTCSMLTCIKISSSSLKELEITNGLIFNHKNATVDAPNLRKFSYNCRVETPLSLIRVLDHCNAEFFPVVTASITNVWFVNLKKFLTETKLFKSLLLNLACIHLVRAEEQLRNVVIGPPYKLRELKLRETSAWDSTKSALVAFLDGLFWCCHPGVLSIRTSLENSALKLITSILREKAECWKDPLKSVEVECAGSPRLLSYPYELEIRLRLSW